The following are encoded together in the Xanthomonas sacchari genome:
- a CDS encoding alginate export family protein: MLCSVGCAQADAENSGPQGKLLADQEDYSALAARPRQGWEKWKYIPVGDGWLSLGGESRTLYDYREHAGFGRFATDPHGYAQQRLRLWADYRPSAYLRLFGELADSRVAGLQTRPVQATDRNPLDLAQGFVELSDGQKEPAWRLRAGRQQIAYGWQRLLDPRDPANSRMPFDAVRLLTRQPRWSGGLLWGRPVLTRTGSFDDRTNRDQRLWGAHAEVPLSPSQPKAALLETLYLDTVQDGRRYGGVVGEEHRHTLSTRLSGAVQGWDYDLELIGQRGHFAGQRVRAWQGTLFGGYTFAKTEWTPRLGWRMEASSGDRDPRDGELNTFNGLYARASVFDGSMISSNVRAIGPELVLRPSERLWIDMYVLKLQRQSLHDGVYAAGWRVLQPGDANDARDIGTRSVVWVKYRFNAFASLDVYAHYTQAGPFLREGAVRGRDYFYIAPFLTLRF; encoded by the coding sequence ATGTTGTGCAGCGTCGGCTGCGCCCAGGCCGATGCCGAAAACAGCGGCCCGCAGGGCAAGCTGCTGGCCGATCAGGAGGACTATTCGGCGCTGGCCGCGCGTCCGCGCCAGGGCTGGGAGAAATGGAAGTACATCCCCGTCGGCGATGGCTGGCTCAGCCTCGGCGGCGAGAGCCGCACGCTGTACGACTATCGCGAACACGCCGGCTTCGGCCGCTTCGCCACCGATCCGCACGGCTATGCGCAGCAGCGCCTGCGCTTGTGGGCCGACTATCGGCCCTCGGCGTACCTGCGCCTGTTCGGCGAACTGGCCGACAGCCGCGTGGCCGGTCTGCAGACGCGGCCGGTGCAGGCCACCGACCGCAACCCGCTGGACCTGGCGCAGGGTTTCGTCGAACTGTCCGACGGGCAGAAGGAGCCGGCCTGGCGCCTGCGCGCCGGCCGCCAGCAGATCGCCTACGGCTGGCAGCGCCTGCTCGATCCGCGCGACCCGGCCAATTCGCGCATGCCGTTCGATGCGGTGCGGCTGCTGACCCGGCAACCGCGCTGGAGCGGCGGCCTGCTGTGGGGGCGCCCGGTGCTGACCCGTACCGGCAGTTTCGACGACCGCACCAACCGCGACCAGCGCCTGTGGGGCGCGCACGCCGAAGTGCCGCTGTCGCCCAGCCAGCCGAAGGCGGCACTGCTGGAGACGCTGTACCTGGACACCGTGCAGGACGGGCGCCGCTATGGCGGGGTGGTCGGCGAGGAGCATCGGCACACGCTGTCCACGCGTCTGAGCGGCGCGGTGCAGGGCTGGGACTACGACCTGGAACTGATCGGCCAGCGCGGCCATTTCGCCGGCCAGCGCGTGCGCGCCTGGCAGGGCACGCTGTTTGGCGGCTATACCTTCGCCAAGACCGAGTGGACGCCGCGCCTGGGTTGGCGCATGGAAGCGTCCTCCGGCGACCGCGATCCGCGCGACGGCGAACTGAATACCTTCAATGGCCTGTATGCGCGTGCCTCGGTGTTCGACGGCAGCATGATCAGCAGCAACGTGCGCGCCATCGGCCCCGAGCTGGTGTTGCGTCCCAGCGAGCGGCTGTGGATCGACATGTACGTGCTCAAGCTGCAGCGGCAGAGCCTGCACGACGGCGTGTACGCGGCCGGCTGGCGGGTGCTGCAGCCGGGCGACGCCAACGACGCGCGCGACATCGGCACGCGCTCGGTGGTGTGGGTGAAGTACCGCTTCAACGCTTTCGCCAGCCTGGACGTGTACGCCCACTACACCCAGGCCGGACCGTTCCTGCGCGAGGGCGCGG